A genomic region of Streptomyces rimosus contains the following coding sequences:
- a CDS encoding ABC transporter permease, which yields MFAYIIRRLISAVILLLIVSAVTFGIFFVLPKLAGQTGDQLAAQYIGKAPSAADIAAVKKNLGLDKPVFVQYWDFLKGIFVGIDYKFGPDAATCNVPCFGYSFKTHLEVWPEIQSRLPVTISLAAGAAVVWLVSGVATGVLSALRPGSVFDRLAMGVALAGVSLPMFFTGALALALFTYQWPIFERSDYVPLFEDPFLWAQTLVLPWVTLAFLYSALYARLTRASMLETLSEDYIRTARAKGLGERKVVVRHGLRAALTPIVTVFGMDVGLLLGGALITEQVFSLKGVGAFAVEAINANDLPNILGVTLLAAFFIVICNLVVDVLYAAVDPRVRLS from the coding sequence GTGTTCGCGTACATCATCCGCAGGTTGATCAGCGCCGTGATACTGCTGCTGATCGTCAGCGCGGTCACCTTCGGCATCTTCTTCGTGCTGCCGAAACTGGCCGGACAGACCGGCGACCAGTTGGCCGCGCAGTACATCGGAAAGGCCCCGTCGGCCGCGGACATCGCCGCGGTGAAGAAGAACCTCGGCTTGGACAAGCCGGTCTTCGTGCAGTACTGGGACTTCCTCAAGGGCATCTTCGTCGGGATCGACTACAAGTTCGGTCCGGACGCCGCCACATGCAACGTGCCGTGCTTCGGCTACTCCTTCAAGACCCACCTGGAGGTCTGGCCGGAGATCCAGTCCCGGCTCCCGGTGACCATCTCGCTGGCCGCCGGCGCGGCCGTGGTGTGGCTGGTCTCCGGCGTCGCCACCGGCGTGCTCTCCGCGCTGCGCCCCGGTTCGGTCTTCGACCGGCTGGCGATGGGCGTCGCCCTGGCCGGCGTCTCGCTGCCCATGTTCTTCACCGGCGCCCTGGCGCTGGCCCTGTTCACCTACCAGTGGCCGATCTTCGAGCGCAGCGACTACGTGCCGCTCTTCGAGGACCCGTTCCTGTGGGCGCAGACGCTGGTGCTGCCGTGGGTCACGCTGGCCTTCCTCTACTCCGCCCTCTATGCCCGCCTGACCAGAGCGAGCATGCTGGAGACGCTGAGCGAGGACTACATCCGTACCGCGCGCGCCAAGGGGCTGGGCGAGCGCAAGGTCGTGGTGCGCCACGGTCTGCGCGCGGCCCTCACCCCGATCGTCACGGTCTTCGGCATGGACGTCGGCCTGCTGCTCGGCGGCGCGCTGATCACCGAACAGGTCTTCTCCCTCAAGGGCGTCGGCGCGTTCGCCGTCGAGGCGATCAACGCCAATGACCTGCCGAACATCCTCGGCGTCACCTTGCTCGCCGCGTTCTTCATCGTCATTTGCAACCTGGTGGTGGACGTTCTGTACGCCGCCGTCGACCCGCGGGTGAGGCTGTCGTGA
- a CDS encoding ABC transporter substrate-binding protein: protein MRRSVPVAAIAALTSAGLLLSGCSGKSSGGGSAEANAATKGIVNASDEKGGTLTYAMSDAPESFDPGNTYYAYVWNFSRLYARALTTFKPGPGAKGNELVPDLAESMGKSSDGNKTWTYKIRKGLKYSDGTAITSKDVKYAVERSNFARDILSLGPNYFQTYLQDNEGGYKGPYKDDSKEGLKSIETPDDQTIVFHLKQAFAEFDYLVSAPQTAPVPQAKDKGADYTKNIVSSGSYKFDTYEEGKQVILSRNPHWSAATDPLRKQLPDKIVLKMKVAQSTIDKDLKAGNTHIDMAGRGVDAQTQAQLLTNTKDKGNTDNALGQRLSYVAINSKVAPFDKPECRKAVQYAIDKKAVQTALGGPIRGEIASTVLPTDLAGYQKFDLYPQKYNGENLDLTEAKKQWQACGAGNVSTVITARSDRQDEVDAATSVINSLKKIGINAKIQTYPSGKYFSDYAGVPEFTKKNNVGLMMMQWGSDYPTGFGYLNQIVNGKAIQKSGNSNLSQLDDPAINKLLDEAIATSDKGQREKDYAEVDKKTMEQSVIVPLTYFKILLYRSPKATNLVSTSAYSGEYDYLNVGVKK, encoded by the coding sequence ATGCGAAGGTCAGTCCCGGTCGCGGCGATCGCGGCCCTCACCAGTGCGGGCCTCCTGCTGTCCGGCTGCAGCGGCAAGAGCTCGGGCGGAGGCTCGGCGGAGGCGAACGCCGCCACCAAGGGCATCGTCAACGCCTCGGACGAGAAGGGCGGCACGCTCACCTACGCGATGAGCGACGCCCCCGAGTCCTTCGACCCGGGCAACACGTACTACGCCTACGTCTGGAACTTCAGCCGGCTGTATGCGCGTGCGCTCACCACCTTCAAGCCGGGCCCCGGCGCCAAGGGCAACGAGCTGGTGCCCGACCTCGCGGAGTCGATGGGCAAGTCCAGCGACGGCAACAAGACCTGGACGTACAAGATCCGCAAGGGCCTCAAGTACAGCGACGGCACCGCGATCACCTCGAAGGACGTCAAGTACGCGGTGGAGCGCAGCAACTTCGCGCGCGACATCCTCTCGCTCGGCCCGAACTACTTCCAGACCTACCTCCAGGACAACGAGGGCGGCTACAAGGGCCCGTACAAGGACGACAGCAAGGAAGGTCTGAAGTCCATCGAGACCCCGGACGACCAGACCATCGTCTTCCACCTCAAGCAGGCGTTCGCCGAGTTCGACTACCTGGTCAGCGCGCCGCAGACGGCACCGGTGCCGCAGGCCAAGGACAAGGGCGCGGACTACACCAAGAACATCGTCTCCTCCGGCAGCTACAAGTTCGACACCTACGAGGAGGGCAAGCAGGTCATCCTCTCCCGTAACCCCCACTGGTCGGCCGCGACCGACCCGCTGCGCAAGCAGCTGCCGGACAAGATCGTGCTGAAGATGAAGGTCGCCCAGTCGACGATCGACAAGGACCTGAAGGCGGGCAACACCCACATCGACATGGCGGGGCGCGGGGTGGACGCCCAGACCCAGGCCCAGCTCCTGACGAACACCAAGGACAAGGGCAACACCGACAACGCGCTCGGCCAGCGCCTGTCCTATGTGGCGATCAACTCCAAGGTCGCGCCGTTCGACAAGCCCGAGTGCCGCAAGGCCGTGCAGTACGCGATCGACAAGAAGGCCGTGCAGACCGCGCTCGGCGGGCCGATCCGCGGTGAGATCGCCTCCACGGTGCTGCCCACCGACCTCGCCGGGTACCAGAAGTTCGACCTGTACCCGCAGAAGTACAACGGTGAGAACCTCGACCTGACCGAGGCCAAGAAGCAGTGGCAGGCGTGCGGCGCCGGCAATGTGAGCACCGTGATCACCGCCCGCAGCGACCGCCAGGACGAGGTCGACGCGGCCACCTCGGTGATCAACTCGCTGAAGAAGATCGGCATCAACGCCAAGATCCAGACGTACCCGAGCGGCAAGTACTTCTCGGACTACGCGGGCGTGCCGGAGTTCACCAAGAAGAACAACGTCGGTCTGATGATGATGCAGTGGGGCTCGGACTACCCGACCGGCTTCGGCTACCTGAACCAGATCGTCAACGGCAAGGCGATCCAGAAGTCCGGCAACTCCAACCTCTCCCAGCTGGACGACCCGGCCATCAACAAGCTGCTCGACGAGGCCATCGCGACCAGCGACAAGGGGCAGCGGGAGAAGGACTACGCCGAGGTCGACAAGAAGACGATGGAGCAGTCGGTCATCGTCCCGCTGACCTACTTCAAGATCCTGCTGTACCGCTCCCCGAAGGCCACCAACCTGGTGTCCACCTCCGCCTACAGCGGTGAGTACGACTACCTCAACGTCGGCGTCAAGAAGTAG
- a CDS encoding ABC transporter permease: MTAPIETTGAAAEAQPEAVLQGVEGKKIEGRSLGQIAWLRFKRDKVAVAGAIVVILLILVAALSRPIQGWLGLDPNSPNRDLIDPNTTLPSGDFGGMSWEHPFGVDPKFGRDLFARVLEGSWVSLIVAFGATLLSVAIGTVLGVVAGFYRGRVDALISRLMDVFLAFPLLLFAIAISASLQGGAFGLEGLPLHISVLIFVIGFFNWPYMGRIVRAQTLSLREREFVDAARGMGARGPFILFRELLPNLVGPIIVYSTLLIPSNILFEAALSFLGVGIQPPQASWGGMLNQAVKYYEVDPQYMIVPGLAIFITVLAFNLLGDGLRDALDPRSR; the protein is encoded by the coding sequence GTGACCGCACCGATCGAGACCACCGGGGCGGCTGCCGAGGCGCAGCCGGAAGCGGTGCTGCAAGGCGTCGAGGGCAAGAAGATCGAGGGCCGCTCGCTCGGGCAGATCGCCTGGCTGCGGTTCAAGCGCGACAAGGTCGCGGTAGCGGGTGCCATCGTTGTCATCCTGCTGATCCTCGTCGCCGCCCTCTCCCGTCCGATCCAGGGCTGGCTGGGCCTGGACCCCAACAGCCCCAACCGGGACCTCATCGACCCCAACACCACCCTGCCCAGCGGTGACTTCGGCGGCATGAGCTGGGAGCATCCGTTCGGCGTCGACCCCAAGTTCGGCCGCGACCTGTTCGCGCGGGTGCTGGAGGGCTCCTGGGTCTCGCTGATCGTGGCGTTCGGCGCGACGCTGCTGTCGGTGGCCATCGGCACCGTGCTCGGCGTGGTGGCCGGCTTCTACCGGGGCCGGGTGGACGCGCTGATCAGCCGGCTGATGGACGTCTTCCTGGCCTTCCCGCTGCTGCTGTTCGCCATCGCCATCTCCGCCTCGCTCCAGGGCGGCGCCTTCGGGCTCGAAGGGCTGCCGCTGCACATCTCGGTCCTGATCTTCGTGATCGGTTTCTTCAACTGGCCCTATATGGGCCGGATCGTGCGGGCCCAGACGCTGTCGCTGCGCGAGCGGGAGTTCGTGGACGCCGCCCGCGGCATGGGCGCCCGCGGCCCGTTCATCCTCTTCCGGGAGCTGCTGCCGAACCTGGTGGGACCGATCATCGTCTACTCGACGCTGCTGATCCCCTCCAACATCCTCTTCGAGGCGGCGCTGAGCTTCCTGGGCGTCGGCATCCAGCCGCCCCAGGCGTCCTGGGGCGGCATGCTCAACCAGGCGGTCAAGTACTACGAGGTCGACCCCCAGTACATGATCGTCCCCGGCCTCGCGATCTTCATCACCGTGCTGGCGTTCAACCTCCTCGGTGACGGCCTCAGGGACGCGCTCGACCCGCGCAGCCGCTGA
- a CDS encoding enhanced serine sensitivity protein SseB C-terminal domain-containing protein: MSAGAHQGAAAGQVEQMLQQVSPGRYDAYEALLQALAAGQVWMLLWHGQPGSPDAQYGNMEVDGLGYAPCVTSAPELAASGWNRAHEVVYGRDIAATLFPDRWGLWLNPHAPGGGVGIPWLDLRRIAGGLDRLPAGPLRICEPAIEIPQFYALLGQNAHRTPAVRSLRRAWVQPALGAPYLAIGLDLYDTGQPAVDSVRLMIQQSIGAVPEGLPVSTVAMNDEYDPVGMWMRANARPFFDRDAYAAGPAPAQAPAPAYGYGYPRPY, from the coding sequence GTGAGCGCGGGTGCGCATCAGGGAGCGGCGGCCGGGCAGGTCGAGCAGATGCTGCAGCAGGTCTCGCCCGGCCGGTACGACGCCTACGAGGCGCTGCTGCAGGCGCTCGCCGCCGGCCAGGTCTGGATGCTGCTCTGGCACGGCCAGCCGGGTTCGCCCGATGCGCAGTACGGCAACATGGAGGTCGACGGGCTCGGCTACGCGCCGTGCGTGACCTCCGCCCCCGAGCTCGCCGCCAGCGGCTGGAACCGCGCCCACGAGGTCGTCTACGGCCGCGACATCGCGGCCACCCTCTTCCCGGACCGCTGGGGCCTGTGGCTGAACCCGCACGCCCCCGGCGGCGGTGTCGGCATCCCGTGGCTGGACCTGCGGCGTATCGCGGGCGGCCTGGACCGGCTGCCGGCCGGGCCGCTGCGGATCTGTGAACCGGCCATCGAGATCCCGCAGTTCTACGCCCTGCTGGGACAGAACGCGCACCGTACGCCCGCCGTGCGCTCGCTGCGCCGGGCCTGGGTGCAGCCCGCCCTCGGCGCCCCGTACCTGGCCATCGGCCTCGACCTGTACGACACGGGCCAACCGGCCGTGGATTCGGTGCGGTTGATGATCCAGCAGTCCATCGGCGCGGTGCCGGAGGGGCTGCCCGTCTCGACGGTCGCGATGAACGACGAGTACGACCCGGTCGGCATGTGGATGCGGGCCAACGCGCGGCCGTTCTTCGACCGGGACGCCTACGCGGCGGGCCCGGCACCCGCCCAGGCCCCGGCCCCGGCGTACGGCTACGGCTACCCGCGCCCGTACTGA
- a CDS encoding enhanced serine sensitivity protein SseB, producing MDFPEQGIPQLGWPANELEEVLAASVGAPGAGARIIEVLGRSRIWVPLPKGGGPESAGMGRAGLDLPTVEIGSAAYVPVFSSEQEFLRVAGPNLSYTVAPAAEFARGLPPLMGIAVNPEGTVGVPLPPDAVAELCRTDRLEHPGAPSGARVRLFEPDWQEEPVDFLAAAGLEFSAAGFVVTARRALASVEGDAPALFVGVQVDAAAVAPHDPAVRDAVTGALGRALGGTPLTWPVQLVMLDLAQGDPVADWMLERVRPFYSREHA from the coding sequence ATGGACTTTCCGGAGCAGGGCATACCGCAGCTGGGGTGGCCCGCCAACGAACTGGAGGAGGTGCTCGCCGCCTCGGTGGGCGCGCCCGGCGCGGGCGCCCGCATCATCGAGGTGCTGGGGCGCAGCCGGATATGGGTGCCGCTGCCCAAGGGCGGCGGCCCGGAGAGCGCCGGCATGGGCCGGGCGGGCCTGGACCTGCCGACCGTCGAGATCGGCTCGGCCGCCTATGTACCGGTCTTCAGCTCCGAGCAGGAGTTCCTGAGGGTGGCCGGGCCGAACCTGTCCTACACCGTCGCGCCGGCCGCCGAGTTCGCGCGCGGCCTGCCCCCGCTGATGGGCATCGCGGTCAACCCGGAGGGCACCGTCGGCGTGCCGCTGCCGCCCGACGCAGTGGCCGAACTGTGCCGCACCGACCGCCTCGAACACCCCGGCGCGCCCAGCGGCGCCCGGGTCCGGCTGTTCGAGCCGGACTGGCAGGAGGAGCCGGTGGACTTCCTGGCCGCGGCCGGGCTGGAGTTCTCGGCCGCGGGCTTCGTCGTCACCGCCCGCCGCGCGCTGGCCAGCGTCGAGGGGGACGCGCCCGCGCTGTTCGTCGGCGTCCAGGTGGACGCCGCGGCCGTCGCGCCGCACGATCCGGCCGTACGGGACGCCGTGACCGGGGCGCTCGGCCGGGCCCTCGGCGGGACACCGCTGACCTGGCCCGTACAACTGGTCATGCTGGACCTCGCGCAGGGCGATCCGGTCGCCGACTGGATGCTGGAGCGGGTCCGCCCCTTCTACTCGCGCGAGCACGCGTAG
- a CDS encoding AAA family ATPase — MHRQAVLATSPGGVPPGCVPEATGAVPGPRRLPLGVVRPGRARDAAVEVVDLRDGHAPREAAELHFAAGDVVVVSGLPGSGKSTLMLRVVPAADGQGAVVHRVDSQDVRERWESGRLRRLPYALYRPLVRASHYLGLRRALRSGGSVVVHDCGTLAWVRRWLAREARRGGRGLHLMLLDVPPEVALSGQRSRGRGVSGYAFARHRRAVRRLAARARAARLPAGFTSAVLLDRPAAGALRRIGFE, encoded by the coding sequence GTGCACAGGCAGGCCGTACTCGCGACGAGTCCGGGAGGCGTGCCCCCGGGCTGTGTGCCGGAAGCGACGGGAGCCGTCCCGGGGCCCCGGCGGCTGCCGCTCGGGGTGGTACGGCCCGGCCGGGCGCGGGACGCGGCGGTGGAGGTCGTCGATCTCCGGGACGGGCACGCTCCGCGCGAGGCGGCCGAGCTGCACTTCGCGGCGGGCGACGTCGTGGTGGTCTCCGGCCTGCCGGGCAGCGGCAAGAGCACGCTCATGCTCCGGGTGGTGCCCGCCGCCGACGGGCAGGGCGCCGTCGTGCACCGCGTCGACTCCCAGGACGTACGGGAGCGCTGGGAAAGCGGCAGGCTGCGCCGGCTGCCGTACGCGCTCTACCGGCCGCTGGTCCGCGCCTCCCACTACCTCGGCCTGCGGCGGGCCCTGCGCTCCGGCGGCAGCGTGGTGGTGCACGACTGCGGCACGCTCGCGTGGGTACGCCGCTGGCTCGCGCGCGAGGCCCGGCGGGGCGGGCGCGGGCTGCACCTGATGCTGCTGGACGTGCCGCCTGAAGTCGCGCTCTCCGGGCAGCGCTCGCGCGGGCGCGGCGTCTCCGGTTACGCCTTCGCCCGGCACCGGCGCGCGGTACGCCGCCTGGCCGCCCGTGCCCGCGCGGCCCGGCTCCCCGCGGGCTTCACCTCGGCGGTCCTGCTGGACCGTCCGGCGGCGGGCGCTCTGCGCCGGATCGGCTTCGAGTGA
- the gcvT gene encoding glycine cleavage system aminomethyltransferase GcvT translates to MTQAPRRTALDATHRALGATMTDFAGWDMPLRYGSERDEHVAVRTRAGLFDLSHMGEITVTGPRAADLLDFALVGNIGGVAVGRARYTMICNAEGGILDDLIVYRLAETAYMVVANAANAQVVLDALTERADGFDAEVRDDRDAYALLAVQGPESVGILKSLSPKHSAPLVQGGAPIADLDGLKYYAGLPGTVAGVEALIARTGYTGEDGFELFVRPADAPALWEALTAAGKDAGLVPCGLSCRDTLRLEAGMPLYGHELTTDTTPFDAGLGRVVKFEKTTNGGDFVGRAALEAARDRAEASPPRKLVGLIAEGRRVPRAGYPVVGPDGAVIGEVTSGAPSPTLGKPVAMAYVDAAHAAPGTAGVAVDIRGTHEPYEVVALPFYKRQK, encoded by the coding sequence ATGACGCAAGCCCCCCGCCGGACCGCGCTGGACGCCACTCATCGCGCCCTCGGCGCGACCATGACCGACTTCGCCGGCTGGGACATGCCGCTGCGCTACGGCAGCGAGCGTGACGAGCATGTCGCCGTGCGGACCCGCGCCGGTCTCTTCGACCTCTCCCACATGGGCGAGATCACCGTCACCGGACCGCGCGCCGCCGACCTGCTGGACTTCGCTCTGGTCGGCAACATCGGCGGCGTGGCCGTCGGCCGCGCCCGCTACACCATGATCTGCAACGCCGAGGGCGGCATCCTGGACGACCTGATCGTCTACCGCCTCGCCGAGACCGCGTACATGGTCGTCGCCAACGCCGCCAACGCCCAGGTCGTGCTGGACGCGCTCACCGAGCGGGCGGACGGCTTCGACGCCGAGGTGCGCGACGACCGGGACGCGTACGCGCTGCTCGCCGTACAGGGACCCGAGTCCGTCGGCATCCTGAAGTCCCTGTCCCCCAAGCACTCGGCTCCGCTCGTGCAGGGAGGTGCCCCCATCGCCGACCTGGACGGCCTGAAGTACTACGCCGGGCTGCCCGGCACCGTCGCGGGCGTCGAGGCGCTGATCGCCCGTACGGGCTACACCGGCGAGGACGGCTTCGAGCTGTTCGTCCGCCCGGCCGACGCGCCCGCCCTCTGGGAGGCACTGACCGCCGCGGGCAAGGACGCGGGCCTGGTGCCGTGCGGCCTGTCCTGCCGGGACACCCTGCGCCTGGAGGCGGGCATGCCGCTGTACGGGCACGAGCTGACCACCGACACCACCCCGTTCGACGCGGGCCTGGGCCGGGTCGTGAAGTTCGAGAAGACGACGAACGGCGGCGACTTCGTGGGCCGCGCCGCGCTGGAGGCGGCCCGGGACCGGGCCGAGGCCAGCCCGCCGCGCAAGCTGGTCGGGCTGATCGCCGAGGGCCGCCGCGTGCCGCGCGCCGGGTACCCGGTCGTGGGCCCGGACGGCGCCGTGATCGGCGAGGTCACCTCCGGCGCCCCCTCCCCCACCCTGGGCAAGCCCGTCGCGATGGCGTACGTGGACGCCGCGCACGCCGCGCCCGGCACCGCCGGTGTGGCGGTGGACATCCGTGGCACCCACGAGCCGTACGAGGTCGTGGCGCTGCCCTTCTACAAGCGCCAGAAGTGA
- the gcvH gene encoding glycine cleavage system protein GcvH → MNNPQQLRYSKEHEWLSAAEEGVSTIGITEHAANALGDVVFVQLPEVGATVTAGETCGELESTKSVSDLYSPVDGEVTEINEDVVTDPSLVNTAPFEGGWLFKVKVSGEPDDLLSADEYTAFTG, encoded by the coding sequence ATGAACAACCCCCAGCAGCTGCGCTACAGCAAGGAGCACGAGTGGCTGTCGGCCGCCGAGGAGGGCGTCTCGACGATCGGCATCACCGAGCACGCCGCCAACGCGCTCGGCGACGTCGTCTTCGTGCAGCTCCCTGAGGTCGGTGCCACGGTCACGGCGGGCGAGACCTGCGGTGAGCTGGAGTCGACCAAGTCCGTCAGTGATCTCTACTCCCCCGTCGACGGCGAGGTCACGGAGATCAACGAGGACGTCGTCACCGACCCCTCGCTGGTGAACACCGCCCCCTTCGAGGGCGGCTGGCTGTTCAAGGTGAAGGTCAGCGGCGAGCCGGACGACCTGCTCTCGGCCGACGAGTACACCGCCTTCACCGGCTGA
- the glyA gene encoding serine hydroxymethyltransferase, producing MSLLNSSLHELDPDIAAAVDAELHRQQSTLEMIASENFAPAAVMEAQGSVLTNKYAEGYPGRRYYGGCEHVDVVERIAIDRIKALFGAEAANVQPHSGAQANAAAMFALLKPGDTIMGLNLAHGGHLTHGMKINFSGKLYNVVPYHVDAESGQVDMAEVERLAKETRPQLIVAGWSAYPRQLDFAAFRRIADEVGAYLMVDMAHFAGLVAAGLHPNPVPHAHVVTTTTHKTLGGPRGGVILSTQELAKKINSAVFPGQQGGPLEHVIAAKAVSFKVAASEEFKERQQRTLDGARILAERLTQPDVTEAGVSVLSGGTDVHLVLVDLRDSELDGQQAEDRLHEVGITVNRNAVPNDPRPPMVTSGLRIGTPALATRGFQAEDFREVADIIAEALKPSYDADALKARVTTLAAKHPLYPSL from the coding sequence ATGTCGCTTCTGAACAGCTCCCTCCACGAGCTCGACCCGGACATCGCCGCCGCCGTCGACGCCGAGCTCCACCGTCAGCAGTCCACCCTCGAAATGATCGCGTCGGAGAACTTCGCCCCGGCCGCCGTCATGGAGGCCCAGGGCTCGGTCCTCACCAACAAGTACGCCGAGGGCTACCCGGGCCGCCGCTACTACGGCGGCTGCGAGCACGTCGACGTCGTCGAGCGGATCGCCATCGACCGCATCAAGGCACTCTTCGGCGCCGAGGCCGCCAACGTGCAGCCGCACTCCGGCGCGCAGGCCAACGCCGCCGCGATGTTCGCGCTGCTCAAGCCGGGCGACACGATCATGGGGCTGAACCTCGCGCACGGCGGGCACCTGACCCACGGCATGAAGATCAACTTCTCCGGCAAGCTCTACAACGTGGTGCCCTACCACGTGGACGCCGAGAGCGGCCAGGTCGACATGGCCGAGGTCGAGCGGCTGGCCAAGGAGACCCGCCCGCAGCTGATCGTGGCCGGCTGGTCGGCGTACCCGCGCCAGCTGGACTTCGCGGCGTTCCGCCGGATCGCCGACGAGGTCGGCGCGTACCTGATGGTCGACATGGCGCACTTCGCCGGCCTGGTCGCGGCCGGGCTGCACCCCAACCCCGTGCCGCACGCCCACGTCGTGACCACCACCACGCACAAGACCCTCGGCGGTCCGCGCGGTGGTGTGATCCTGTCCACCCAGGAGCTCGCCAAGAAGATCAACTCGGCGGTCTTCCCGGGCCAGCAGGGCGGCCCGCTGGAGCATGTGATCGCGGCGAAGGCGGTGTCCTTCAAGGTCGCGGCGAGCGAGGAGTTCAAGGAGCGCCAGCAGCGCACGCTGGACGGCGCCCGCATCCTCGCCGAGCGCCTGACGCAGCCCGACGTGACCGAGGCGGGCGTCTCGGTGCTGTCCGGCGGCACCGACGTGCACCTGGTCCTGGTGGACCTGCGCGACAGCGAGCTGGACGGCCAGCAGGCCGAGGACCGCCTCCACGAGGTCGGCATCACGGTCAACCGCAACGCCGTCCCGAACGACCCGCGGCCCCCGATGGTCACCTCCGGCCTGCGGATCGGCACCCCGGCGCTGGCCACCCGCGGCTTCCAGGCGGAGGACTTCCGCGAGGTCGCCGACATCATCGCCGAGGCGCTGAAGCCGTCGTACGACGCGGACGCGCTCAAGGCCCGGGTGACCACGCTGGCGGCGAAGCACCCGCTGTACCCGTCGCTGTGA
- a CDS encoding APC family permease yields the protein MDMTAGNRTGMGLFALIMIGIGSIFGSGWLFGAGAAAQVAGPAALVAWVIGAVFIGMIAMCYAEVGSAYPIPGGMARYGHLSHGPVLGFLTGWAVWIATASLIPIESIAATQYMASWSYDWARDLVDPANGHLTASGMGVALLLTFALWLTCYWSVQLLARANTVLTLVKFAIPVIAVAALIASGFHTSNFTAHGGFTPYGWPAVLTAVTTCGVVFAFNGFQAVINLGGAAKNPGRAIPVALVGALSLGLVIYLALQTAFLGAVPPEQLAQGGGWHGVDFSSPFADLAKVLMLHWVVTLLQFGAFISPAGSNIANVASAAYMVQNLAETGFFPRKLATVHPRYGTARPAMWLNLGFSVLLLVTVGHSWHALASVISAAMVISYLIGPIAVGVFRRTRPDLPRPFRLPAAGVLAPLTFAFAACALYWSKWPDTGKVALLTVVAAPVAAVVLRRRGVTGLRRQFAPAWWLVGFLAWMSVLSALGSRDFGGHGVLPGGVDIALVALSAVAFYFWAVRAGVHAHRVGLTGSGPGLEGPAGSGPVLDGRTASPASSVVAPEDSRPTASV from the coding sequence ATGGACATGACCGCGGGCAACCGCACGGGGATGGGCCTCTTCGCTCTCATCATGATCGGCATCGGCTCGATCTTCGGCTCCGGGTGGCTCTTCGGGGCCGGCGCGGCCGCCCAGGTGGCCGGACCCGCGGCGCTGGTGGCATGGGTCATCGGCGCGGTCTTCATCGGCATGATCGCGATGTGCTACGCGGAGGTCGGCTCCGCGTACCCCATCCCCGGCGGCATGGCCCGCTACGGCCACCTCTCGCACGGGCCCGTGCTCGGCTTCCTCACCGGCTGGGCGGTGTGGATCGCGACCGCCTCGCTGATCCCCATCGAGTCCATCGCCGCCACCCAGTACATGGCGTCCTGGAGCTACGACTGGGCCCGTGACCTGGTCGACCCGGCCAACGGCCACCTGACGGCCTCGGGTATGGGCGTGGCGCTGCTGCTGACCTTCGCGCTGTGGCTGACCTGCTACTGGTCGGTCCAGCTGCTGGCCCGGGCGAACACCGTGCTGACCCTGGTGAAGTTCGCCATCCCGGTCATCGCGGTCGCCGCGCTGATCGCCTCCGGCTTCCACACCTCGAACTTCACCGCGCACGGCGGCTTCACCCCGTACGGCTGGCCGGCCGTGCTGACCGCCGTGACCACCTGCGGCGTGGTCTTCGCCTTCAACGGCTTCCAGGCCGTGATCAACCTCGGCGGTGCCGCCAAGAACCCCGGCCGGGCGATCCCCGTCGCGCTGGTCGGCGCGCTCTCGCTGGGCCTGGTGATCTACCTCGCCCTCCAGACCGCGTTCCTCGGCGCCGTACCGCCGGAGCAACTGGCACAGGGCGGCGGCTGGCACGGTGTGGACTTCAGCTCGCCCTTCGCCGATCTGGCCAAGGTCCTGATGCTGCACTGGGTCGTCACGCTGCTCCAGTTCGGCGCCTTCATCTCGCCGGCCGGCTCCAACATCGCCAACGTCGCGTCGGCCGCGTACATGGTCCAGAACCTCGCCGAGACCGGCTTCTTCCCCCGGAAACTGGCCACCGTGCACCCCCGGTACGGGACCGCCCGCCCCGCGATGTGGCTCAACCTCGGCTTCTCGGTGCTGCTGCTGGTCACCGTCGGCCACAGCTGGCACGCGCTGGCCAGTGTGATCTCGGCCGCCATGGTCATCTCGTATCTGATCGGCCCGATCGCGGTGGGCGTCTTCCGCCGCACCCGGCCGGACCTGCCGCGCCCGTTCCGACTGCCCGCCGCGGGCGTCCTCGCCCCGCTGACCTTCGCCTTCGCGGCCTGCGCGCTGTACTGGTCGAAGTGGCCGGACACCGGCAAGGTCGCGCTGCTGACCGTGGTGGCCGCGCCGGTGGCGGCCGTGGTGCTGCGGCGCCGCGGCGTGACCGGGCTGCGCCGGCAGTTCGCGCCCGCGTGGTGGCTCGTCGGCTTCCTGGCCTGGATGTCCGTACTGTCCGCACTGGGCAGCCGGGATTTCGGCGGCCACGGCGTGCTGCCCGGCGGCGTGGACATCGCGCTGGTGGCACTCTCCGCCGTCGCCTTCTACTTCTGGGCCGTACGGGCCGGGGTGCACGCCCACCGGGTCGGCCTGACCGGTTCCGGACCGGGACTGGAGGGCCCGGCCGGTTCCGGACCCGTGCTCGACGGCCGGACCGCCTCCCCTGCGTCTTCCGTAGTTGCCCCGGAGGACAGCCGTCCGACGGCCTCCGTCTGA